DNA sequence from the Betaproteobacteria bacterium genome:
CACGCGCCGCGCGCACTGCGCGCAGATGGCTTCGCAGGTAGTCGACACGCAGCGGATCTGCGGGCGCGTCACCCGAGACGGTCGGGGGATCGTAGAATGCGGCGCCATTCTCCGTGATGTAAACCAGCGGATTCCCGTAGCGCTCCTTCACCCATACGAGCACGTCGGTGAGACCCTGCGGATACACCTCCCAGCCGGTTTCCGTGTAGGTGGCCTGCATCTGGCGCACCGCCACGGCCGCGACAGGCCACGCCGCCGGATCATGGCGGGTGACGCTCCGGGTGTAGTAGTTGACGCCGAGGAAATCGATCGGTTCGCGGATCTGCGCGAAGTCCATCTCGGGCCATTCCGGCCACGCCGCGCCGAAGACCTCGCGCAGTTCCGCGGGATAGCTGCCGAGAAACACCGCGTCGAGGTACTGGCGGTTCATGTAGGCATCGGCGCGCACGGTGGCCGCCACGTCTTCCGCGGACCGCGAGGCGGGGTACTTCGGCTCCAGGTTGACGACGAGGCCGATGCGGTGCCTGCCTTCCGCGCGATAGGCCCGCACTGCCGCGCCGTGGGCGCGCAACAGGTGGTGGCTCGCGATCGGCGCCTCGAAAGCGCTGCGATGGCCGGGCGCGTGCACGCCGTGCAGATAGCCCGCATCGGTGACGACCCAAGGCTCGTTGAGCGTCGCCCACAGCTTCACGCGATCGTCGAGGCGGCGGAACAGGACCTGTGCGTAGTCCGCAAACCAACCGGCGATATCCGGGTTGAGCCAGCCGCCGCGATCATCGAGCGCGGCGGGGAGATCCCAGTGATAGAGCGTGGCCATCGGCTCGATGCCGTGCTCGAGCAGGCTGTCGACCAGGCGTTCGTAGAAATCGAGGCCCGCCGGATTCACGGCACCCCGTCCCTGCGGCATCACGCGCGACCAAGAGATGCTGAAGCGATAAGCGTTGAGGCCGAGTGCACGCATCAGCGCGACGTCGTCGCGACAGCGACGGTAATGGTCGCAGGCGACGTCGCCGGTGTCGCCGTCATGCGTCCTGCCGGGGGTGTGTGCGAAGCGCTGCCAGATGCTGGGACCGGCGCCATCGGCGAGCGGCGAACCCTCGATCTGGTAGGCCGATGTCGCGGCGCCCCACAGAAAATCGCTGGGAAAGACGTCTTGAGGACTCAAGGTGTTCGCGCCGGCGGCTGCCAGTTGGCAAAAAGGGGCTATGTTAGGGGCCGATCGTGGTGCATTCAAGCCGAAACGAATCGGCTACGGTCCGCCCGAGACGAGCCGCATGCCCGGGAAAGGCATCCGCAGTCGCTGCCGGGTTCCGGCGCGGGCTCGATCGAGCCCCGAAATCGAGGCACCATCAGGATCAAACTGGCGAGCGGGCGCGCTTGCACAGGAGGAGGGAATGCGTGCCGCG
Encoded proteins:
- a CDS encoding beta-glucosidase — encoded protein: MSPQDVFPSDFLWGAATSAYQIEGSPLADGAGPSIWQRFAHTPGRTHDGDTGDVACDHYRRCRDDVALMRALGLNAYRFSISWSRVMPQGRGAVNPAGLDFYERLVDSLLEHGIEPMATLYHWDLPAALDDRGGWLNPDIAGWFADYAQVLFRRLDDRVKLWATLNEPWVVTDAGYLHGVHAPGHRSAFEAPIASHHLLRAHGAAVRAYRAEGRHRIGLVVNLEPKYPASRSAEDVAATVRADAYMNRQYLDAVFLGSYPAELREVFGAAWPEWPEMDFAQIREPIDFLGVNYYTRSVTRHDPAAWPVAAVAVRQMQATYTETGWEVYPQGLTDVLVWVKERYGNPLVYITENGAAFYDPPTVSGDAPADPLRVDYLRSHLRAVRAARAAACNVQGYFAWSLLDNLEWSLGFSKRFGLVHIDFETQRRTPKASARFYSRVIATHGGVLDEFAS